In Anomaloglossus baeobatrachus isolate aAnoBae1 chromosome 3, aAnoBae1.hap1, whole genome shotgun sequence, one genomic interval encodes:
- the LOC142295739 gene encoding interleukin-17A-like, protein MDVLTAPRKVTALLLLIGVSTLMSVQCVNPNHLHRGCPPIKLPATVRIHTNVTGLSGQDSLLLSGDVNKRSTSPWEYSYEKNNGYPIIIAEAKCEMAGCTDANGNALNNLNSVPIRQEILVLHREMQGCHSVFKLVKKMVTVGCTCVRPLIQEQL, encoded by the exons atggacgtcCTGACAGCCCCCCGCAAG GTCACCGCTCTGCTGCTCCTCATAGGAGTCTCCACCTTGATGTCTGTCCAATGTGTGAATCCTAATCATCTCCACAGAGGATGTCCACCCATCAAGCTCCCGGCTACAGTGAGAATCCACACGAATGTCACTGGACTCAGTGGACAGGACTCCCTCCTCCTGAGCGGGGATGTGAATAAGCGCTCCACCTCTCCTTGGGAGTACAG CTATGAAAAAAATAACGGCTACCCTATTATCATTGCTGAAGCCAAGTGTGAAATGGCTGGTTGCACGGACGCCAACGGAAATGCACTCAACAACCTAAACTCCGTCCCCATCAGACAAGAGATCCTGGTCCTTCACCGTGAGATGCAGGGATGCCACTCTGTCTTCAAACTGGTGAAAAAGATGGTGACGGTGGGCTGCACCTGCGTACGACCCCTCATCCAAGAGCAGCTATAA